One bacterium genomic region harbors:
- a CDS encoding response regulator transcription factor has protein sequence MRILIVEDEEKIAGFLKKGMEEEGWSVDTASNGITALDVLKAGKYDVIILDIMLPKLDGLSVLRSMRENTDNTPVLLLTAKDSVSDRVKGLRFGADDYLIKPFAFDELLARIEALARRNRTVFSGLLKAADMEIDEKSHTVKRSRKAIDLTPHEFRLLCLLAENYGRVLSRLTIEEKLWGLDLEKETNIVDVYINRLRKKVDIPFKKPLIHTVRGFGYKLEVSDGD, from the coding sequence AGATTGCAGGCTTTTTAAAAAAAGGCATGGAAGAAGAAGGATGGAGTGTTGATACAGCATCAAACGGAATTACAGCTCTTGATGTTTTGAAAGCCGGAAAATATGATGTAATCATTCTTGATATAATGCTTCCAAAACTTGACGGCCTCTCTGTGCTCAGATCAATGAGGGAAAATACAGACAACACTCCTGTTCTGCTTCTGACAGCAAAGGATTCAGTCTCAGACAGAGTTAAGGGGCTTCGTTTCGGTGCAGATGATTACCTGATTAAACCCTTTGCATTTGACGAGCTCCTCGCCCGTATTGAAGCTCTGGCACGCAGGAACAGAACCGTCTTTTCAGGCTTACTTAAAGCTGCAGACATGGAAATCGACGAAAAAAGCCACACGGTAAAACGTAGCAGAAAAGCAATAGATTTAACACCGCATGAATTCCGGCTCCTTTGTCTGCTGGCAGAAAATTACGGCCGCGTTCTGTCCCGTCTTACAATTGAAGAAAAACTCTGGGGGCTTGATCTTGAAAAGGAGACCAATATTGTTGATGTGTATATTAACAGACTGAGAAAAAAAGTAGACATCCCGTTTAAAAAACCCCTGATTCATACTGTCCGCGGTTTCGGCTACAA